In a single window of the Macrobrachium rosenbergii isolate ZJJX-2024 chromosome 35, ASM4041242v1, whole genome shotgun sequence genome:
- the LOC136856229 gene encoding muscle, skeletal receptor tyrosine-protein kinase-like isoform X2, whose protein sequence is MALQWFGLLLMVLGSSEALAEGPAFANDNSSAASVVQVVEGTTAVLPCIVRNLRNHSISWLRGQDTRLLTNAFLTYTSDTRYVPINPGGDQWFLKIHYVRKSDAGSYLCQVSTGPPMTLEVNLKVQEAIARIFPSREVYVQIGSRLEVMCQVDGCPLPALLSWTRSGLAQSTPKAHAFEKPGEDTAIPVTQLKLVRENARVTDSGTYTCSSTCTQPINATVHVLRGEELAAMQHHNSCRRGQEPPAALLTVSLWLAMTLIPWCILKEGARYLRLPRRHRDVYSPLRDLGGDCWTSREGK, encoded by the exons atggcactaCAGTGGTTCGGCCTACTACTCATGGTCCTTGGCTCGAGCGAAGCCTTAGCTGAAG GCCCCGCCTTCGCCAACGACAACAGCAGCGCCGCCTCCGTCGTGCAGGTCGTGGAGGGGACGACGGCTGTCCTGCCCTGCATCGTCAGGAACCTCAGGAATCACTCG ATATCATGGCTACGCGGGCAAGACACGCGCCTGCTGACCAACGCCTTTCTGACGTACACATCTGATACCCGTTACGTCCCCATAAACCCGGGAGGGGACCAGTGGTTCCTCAAAATCCACTACGTACGGAAGTCAGACGCCGGGAGTTACCTGTGCCAGGTGTCGACAGGACCCCCCATGACCCTGGAGGTCAATTTGAAAGTTCAAG AGGCAATCGCTCGCATCTTCCCAAGCCGCGAGGTCTACGTGCAGATCGGGAGTCGCCTGGAGGTCATGTGCCAGGTGGATGGCTGCCCCCTGCCGGCCCTGCTGTCTTGGACGAGGTCAGGACTGGCCCAGTCCACTCCCAAGGCCCACGCCTTCGAGAAGCCCGGGGAGGACACGGCGATCCCCGTCACCCAGCTCAAGCTGGTGCGCGAGAATGCCCGGGTCACCGATTCCGGGACGTACACCTGTTCGTCCACCTGCACGCAGCCAATCAACGCCACTGTGCATGTATTGAGAG GAGAGGAACTGGCTGCCATGCAGCACCACAACTCCTGCCGCAGAGGTCAGGAACCTCCTGCAGCTCTCCTGACGGTGTCCCTGTGGCTGGCGATGACCTTAATCCCGTGGTGCATCCTGAAGGAAGGTGCCCGTTACCTGCGTCTACCCAGGCGACACAGAGATGTGTACTCTCCTCTCCGTGATCTCGGGGGCGACTGCTGGACTTCAAGGGAAGGCAAATGA
- the LOC136856229 gene encoding limbic system-associated membrane protein-like isoform X1, producing the protein MALQWFGLLLMVLGSSEALAEGGTPGRNRSTLYPGAPPIQFSTLTGPAFANDNSSAASVVQVVEGTTAVLPCIVRNLRNHSISWLRGQDTRLLTNAFLTYTSDTRYVPINPGGDQWFLKIHYVRKSDAGSYLCQVSTGPPMTLEVNLKVQEAIARIFPSREVYVQIGSRLEVMCQVDGCPLPALLSWTRSGLAQSTPKAHAFEKPGEDTAIPVTQLKLVRENARVTDSGTYTCSSTCTQPINATVHVLRGEELAAMQHHNSCRRGQEPPAALLTVSLWLAMTLIPWCILKEGARYLRLPRRHRDVYSPLRDLGGDCWTSREGK; encoded by the exons atggcactaCAGTGGTTCGGCCTACTACTCATGGTCCTTGGCTCGAGCGAAGCCTTAGCTGAAG GAGGCACGCCAGGTAGGAACAGGAGCACCCTGTACCCGGGGGCGCCGCCCATACAGTTCTCTACTCTCACAGGCCCCGCCTTCGCCAACGACAACAGCAGCGCCGCCTCCGTCGTGCAGGTCGTGGAGGGGACGACGGCTGTCCTGCCCTGCATCGTCAGGAACCTCAGGAATCACTCG ATATCATGGCTACGCGGGCAAGACACGCGCCTGCTGACCAACGCCTTTCTGACGTACACATCTGATACCCGTTACGTCCCCATAAACCCGGGAGGGGACCAGTGGTTCCTCAAAATCCACTACGTACGGAAGTCAGACGCCGGGAGTTACCTGTGCCAGGTGTCGACAGGACCCCCCATGACCCTGGAGGTCAATTTGAAAGTTCAAG AGGCAATCGCTCGCATCTTCCCAAGCCGCGAGGTCTACGTGCAGATCGGGAGTCGCCTGGAGGTCATGTGCCAGGTGGATGGCTGCCCCCTGCCGGCCCTGCTGTCTTGGACGAGGTCAGGACTGGCCCAGTCCACTCCCAAGGCCCACGCCTTCGAGAAGCCCGGGGAGGACACGGCGATCCCCGTCACCCAGCTCAAGCTGGTGCGCGAGAATGCCCGGGTCACCGATTCCGGGACGTACACCTGTTCGTCCACCTGCACGCAGCCAATCAACGCCACTGTGCATGTATTGAGAG GAGAGGAACTGGCTGCCATGCAGCACCACAACTCCTGCCGCAGAGGTCAGGAACCTCCTGCAGCTCTCCTGACGGTGTCCCTGTGGCTGGCGATGACCTTAATCCCGTGGTGCATCCTGAAGGAAGGTGCCCGTTACCTGCGTCTACCCAGGCGACACAGAGATGTGTACTCTCCTCTCCGTGATCTCGGGGGCGACTGCTGGACTTCAAGGGAAGGCAAATGA